A window of Pseudomonas monteilii contains these coding sequences:
- a CDS encoding 50S ribosomal protein L13, with protein sequence MKTFTAKPETVKRDWFVVDAAGQTLGRLATEIALRLRGKHKAEYTPHVDTGDYIVVINAEQVRVTGAKSSDKMYYSHSGFPGGIKEISFEKLIAKAPERVIETAVKGMLPKNPLGRDMYRKLKVYAGANHPHTAQQPQELKI encoded by the coding sequence ATGAAAACTTTTACTGCTAAACCAGAAACAGTAAAGCGCGACTGGTTCGTGGTCGACGCCGCTGGTCAGACCCTGGGTCGTCTGGCTACCGAAATCGCACTGCGCCTGCGCGGCAAGCACAAGGCAGAGTACACCCCTCACGTTGACACCGGCGACTACATCGTCGTCATCAACGCCGAGCAGGTACGTGTCACTGGTGCCAAGTCTTCGGACAAAATGTACTACTCCCACTCCGGTTTCCCGGGCGGCATCAAGGAAATCAGCTTCGAGAAGCTGATCGCCAAGGCCCCTGAGCGCGTGATCGAGACCGCGGTCAAAGGCATGCTGCCTAAGAACCCGCTGGGTCGCGACATGTACCGTAAGCTGAAGGTCTATGCGGGCGCTAACCACCCTCATACTGCTCAGCAGCCCCAAGAACTGAAGATTTAA